From the Trifolium pratense cultivar HEN17-A07 linkage group LG4, ARS_RC_1.1, whole genome shotgun sequence genome, the window aaccTATCATCagttatatgcaagtaacaagtttCTCATTCCACAacatacaaaatattttaaacaaacacaaaaccagtcccattgggcgtgccaatttgtttacgtggaaatttggtaaacaaccgctagttaagtatttaaactcgcgagaccaactagtaaatctcaggacaattttgtgttttgtttacttagaaAAAaggtttgaatgttcgttttaacaaggaaacaaacacttagaaATTGAAACGTTTTCAATTAAGACAAGAAAGAACtagttcgaatcgcctcgaagtagtaGTTTCTCAAACAAGCATTCAAATTAAACTAAAGAGAATTGCTGGAAAGTAAAATGCATTGAATGTAAAACAATTACAGATaaaatggttcacaaaacatacatctCTTCTCAGGTATTCCTTTCGTTCGaacgctgagtacttagaatttcaGAGAAagttttatgtaaaattttgtgacccttgttctgaatgaaaaattgcTATAAATACTAAAGCAAAGTGGTAACTGCCTCTCGATCATCTGGACGGTCTTTCGtttgccacgtcgacccacgttctccactttcatctttcactCCTTCAGCGCGCGCTAACACTTATTGGGCCGTTGTTGTTCCTTTGGGCCTGGCCCAACTAACCTTTTCGACTTGATTTCATTCTCTCGACAGGTTCCTGTCAAAGCCAAAACCAACATGCGCCCTTCAAAGCCTTCGACGCGCTCCTATGCTTCGATATAGTTAAACCTCGACACAATATTTGAAAGTTTCATTTTGACAATAGAACCTTCAAAATAAATGTTGGACCcgccaattatatttaattgataaataccaaatttatgtccaacaGAAAGCCAATTAAggaattaaaacaaaaatcactttATAAGTATATAGATTGATGGTAAAAAAACTgttcaaataaagatgaacacTATACAAATATATGATTGTGATTAGAGGCATGGTTTGTAGCCAAGAAATTTCACATAATCAGTGCTAAATCTCTATACAATAATGAAATTTGTATGAGATGTTAAACCATCAACTTAATCTTGATCACTATTATGCTCAAATCTCTTAATAAGTCTTGTTCACTAAATAGGCAAAAATTCCCCCAAAGttgttacattttttaatttttaaagtttaatttaCAGCATTGTACTTTGCCATTCAAAGTTGCCTAATACTACTATATCAATTATTTGCATTGTTTTTtatcaagaaataaaaaatcgTTTTAGTTAGCATAAGAAAACCATGAACATAACTAAGAAAACCGCattttagaaggaaaaaaaataaatgattgaTCCATAATCATATACAAAAccataatcacttttttttcccttcactTACAATGCAAACACAAATAAAGAAGCCATGTAAAATTTGAAAGAGTAAGATTAACATGCTCCTTTACAAACCATAAACTAAAACTCCGAAATTGCAATTCAATTATTTTCGAAATGGCGTAAACACTTGAAATAGTATGAGCAAATATGATTTTCATTGAAAGAAACATATTTGACCCCAAAAAATGATAACAATGCTTTTACCCTTTAAGAAGGCATACCACAACAAACTCTATTAGAAGTGAGCGTTACAACAAATGgactaaaatttataaaatgtttgttttcacaaccaatttcaacaacaaataaaaaatagggaCAAATCATGTTCCGCCTGCATTCCTTCGGCCAACACGAGCAACAAAACCAGCTTTGATTTGAAGAACCGATCTTCCTGATCCACACTGCAAACAAGAAACCAATATTAAAGAATATCGAATGGTAAAACAACGGAAGTGGGGCAAAGGTGTGATAGAAAATTCACCTTCTCACACCGGAGAAAGAATAGACGATTCTCCTTTGTAAGTAGTGTGTCTGGACTCTTGCATCCAAGACAAATAACGTATTCATCTGAGAAAAAGAATGTGCAACAAACTTAGGCTAATAACAtctaacaaataacacaaataacaacagaattttttttgaaacttaGAAACTTTACCATTTCTGGAATACAGCAGATTATTAAATATTGAATACAGATACTTACTGACATATCGTCGTAGAATTCCTTCAAAATTCTTTGGTGCAAATCTTCCCTTTACAACCAATCTCTGTTGTCCGTCTAGGGAGCCAGTAGTACCGAGTTCAGAAAGCAAGAAAGCCATAACATGGTCTGGCTGTCGATGCATCCTGAAAGATCAGGTAAACAGTACATTAACATTAATAATCACTCGGCATACTTAATAGAATCGCGAGGTTCATCTCGAAAATGTCTCAAATGTTATGTTATATTGCAGGCATTCATACATTTGTACAGGTATTGTTAAGCTCTAAAATGCActagtttataatttttcattgcCTTCTAGTGAAATTTCGGGATGTGTCAAGTATAATTGccaaaaaaacagagaaaaaatATCAACATTCGTTTTGCACAGATCcataaaattcacaaaaatgGTTTTCTTTGTGCCTTCACGAAGAACTTGAGGAGGCCTCATAACTGTCCTTTGCGGACCGCCAGAAAGTTCTGGATTATTTTCACGTAGAATATTAAACACCCTGCCAAGAAGCTGTACCAAAAATCGTTCAGAATACACAAGAGATGAGAGTGAGGAGGATTGGTAGCTATTTCCAAGTAAAAACTGAACAGGGTAGACTAAAAATAATGTAGGTAATACTTTGATCACAGCTTATGGTCCAAGGGAAGTGAACGGCATGATCCAACTATAATAAAGCACCAATAAATCTAGAATCCTATATAATCAATTATGTTATCATgcttcaattttaaaattttaagcacACGAGTCTAGACGTAATACATCCGGACGTTAGAAGGCCCAAAACAAAGTCAATTAAACTAATCTGGAAACATAGAAGAGGATATCGACAAGAaccagaaaataaataatttgaatCAAAGATGAGAAGTAAAATCAGCTCAGAAACACTTTTGGGACTAAGTGATGAACGTGCAACAGAAAATTGAAATTGCCATTGAAAGGAAGAGGTTAATATAGCTTTACTGGACATCAGAAAGGACAAAATGGCGTACCTCCTCATATTGATAATTACGGTCACTCCTTTCCCAAGGATAACGAGGATGCAAAGCAACcgcttcttcttcatcatcttcagcatAATCTAAAAGCAATATAATCCATCAAATGTTTAGTATTCATTAACCTTCTCAGAACAAAGCACACAGTCCATTATCAGGAAATAAacttttattcatttatttgatTCTTTACCATCCAAATCTTCGACTGCATCTCCACTCTCCTCATTTAAGTTAGTGATTTCAACCTATAATCAAATAACAAACTTCACGTGTCAAATTGCTTCCAACAAATCTAAGCAAAATAAAAAGCTTCAATTCAGGAAAAAGAGACATACaggcttcttcttcttctttttcaaacCAGCAAATGTATCAATCCCATCAGAAACTGCAAGTGAATAGCTATTGAGAATCAACATTGCCTAAGCACCATTTTCAGATAACTTAGAAAAGATAAACCATGACAGGAGATTGCAAATGCTTGTTATAATTTACATACCTGACAGATTTTCTGTCTTCTCGGTCAATTTATCCACTGATTCATCATCTGCCGGATCTACAACTgtaactttcttctttttcttcttcttagtaGGATCGAATGGCGCAATCTGCAATTTCGTAAGTCATGCAGCAGAAGCTAGATAGAAAAGTTACTACAACTGAAGTACCAACATTGGTTATCACATATCACTATATCAGTATGTTGCAATACATGCCAGTCATATCTCAATTTGATACAAAACTAAATCCAATCAATACTATCTGGTGTACCAAACCTGTTTTTGGGCCCAATTAAAGGAAACAAAGTAGCACGAAAGCATTCTTAAAACTATAGATAACTACATGGAAAATAAACTTACATCAACAACCTCCTCCTTCAAATCATTTGGTGTTTCATCTGCCATGTTTGCTGCAATACGAGTACGCAAAATTAGTACATGATTGTAGTATTaggaagaataaaataaatatataggtATGAAAAGTAACAGTTAATGACAATTCATTATCAACCGAAATCAATATCACCAAATTCCCTATTCCATACCTATTCATCATGTCACACGTAAACCGATTCTCATAGTAATCAATAATACTTTTCATGatttgaacaataaatttataGAGACTCCTATAAATTTCTTGTTCAAATCATGAAAAGTATTTATTGAATCGAATtctatataaaatcaaataattgaagaaaataaaagaagggAACTATACTCAATATTACTAAAACTCAGAAACTTAAGTAAATTCATTAAGCACCCTTACTTGGATTTGCAGTTAACTccctaagagtgtgtttggatggggaattttttaaggtaaagtaatgttttgagggaattcaaatgatttgaggtgaattccattgtttggatgataatttgaagaattttcaaaatgatggaaatttatgaagtattttgttcaagttaaatttagagaatttcaaaatgacacctaaaacaaaaaaatttgaaattcctttTTCTCAATGAactttaaaaattactaattgaacataaaacctaaaattagccgaaaaaccttaaaatcgacgataaacgctaaatcgtccgaaaatccaaaaaatcggcagaaaaaacctaaatcggccaaaagcccaaaaatcgactataaactctaaaatcagctgaaacgcaaaaaatcggtagaaaaacttaaaatcggccaaaattccaaaaattgactataaaccctaaaatcggccgaaaaaccaaaaatctaccgaaaaccaaaaaattggccgaaaaaccaaaaattgacagaaaacccaaaaaatcggcagaaaccctaaaattggccaaaatctaaaaaatcaactataaaaccctaaaatcggccaaaaaacctaaaatcgaccgaaaacccaaaaaatcggccaaaaaacaaaaaaaaatatgccgaAAAACCCAACGTCGACCCTAAAgccaaaaaactcggccgaaaacctaaaatcggccaaaatcccaaaaaacaactataaacccaaaaaatcgaccAAAATCGCAAAATTGGACTTTAAACcctaaatcggccgaaaaacctaaaatcgtcCGAAAAACTCAAAATAGACggaaaaacttaaaatcgtccaaaaaccctaaaatcgactataaaatctaaaatcggct encodes:
- the LOC123923383 gene encoding eukaryotic translation initiation factor 2 subunit beta-like; translated protein: MADETPNDLKEEVVDIAPFDPTKKKKKKKVTVVDPADDESVDKLTEKTENLSVSDGIDTFAGLKKKKKKPVEITNLNEESGDAVEDLDDYAEDDEEEAVALHPRYPWERSDRNYQYEELLGRVFNILRENNPELSGGPQRTVMRPPQVLREGTKKTIFVNFMDLCKTMHRQPDHVMAFLLSELGTTGSLDGQQRLVVKGRFAPKNFEGILRRYVNEYVICLGCKSPDTLLTKENRLFFLRCEKCGSGRSVLQIKAGFVARVGRRNAGGT